The Desulfovermiculus halophilus DSM 18834 genome has a window encoding:
- a CDS encoding double-cubane-cluster-containing anaerobic reductase, with protein MQAHHTFPRTWTLFDQRGEQSLLELDEWAKAGGLVAGIYCIYAPVELIRAAGAVPVGLCGKKQDPIAEAEKTLPASLCPLIKSSYGYAITDTCPFFAASDFVVGETTCDGKKKMYEFLGRIKPVHLIHLPYTQELGLDFWHAQLRQFQEFLQQRTGVHVTEHALCQEMAINKEIRGTLYTIAQLWSANQDPLPGAKLLPVMESKGFVVDQEKYLKDLHALENELRDLRSQQDDRVYGPRKPRILLTGCPVGKGSDKVVHIIEEQGGVVVASENCSSLKPLSLAVDEQETDSLRALAASYLQLPCSCMTPNEQRFSLLSQLVADFDVQGIVDLTWTGCHTYNVESAVIEEYLTEILELPFIQVDTDYATADTGQLQTRLGAFLELVTEQ; from the coding sequence ATGCAAGCACACCATACTTTTCCTCGGACCTGGACACTGTTTGACCAACGCGGAGAACAAAGCCTGCTTGAGCTGGATGAATGGGCCAAAGCAGGAGGTCTTGTGGCCGGGATATATTGCATTTATGCCCCGGTAGAACTCATCAGGGCTGCAGGGGCGGTACCGGTGGGACTGTGCGGGAAGAAGCAGGATCCCATTGCCGAGGCGGAAAAGACACTGCCGGCAAGCCTTTGTCCGTTGATCAAGTCCAGTTACGGGTACGCCATAACAGATACCTGCCCTTTTTTCGCGGCTTCTGATTTTGTTGTCGGTGAAACAACTTGTGACGGCAAAAAAAAGATGTACGAGTTCCTGGGGCGCATCAAGCCTGTGCATCTCATCCATCTTCCATACACCCAAGAACTGGGTCTGGATTTTTGGCATGCGCAGCTGCGGCAGTTTCAGGAATTTCTGCAGCAAAGAACCGGGGTACACGTCACAGAGCATGCCCTGTGCCAGGAAATGGCCATCAACAAGGAAATCCGAGGAACATTGTATACCATAGCCCAGCTCTGGTCTGCCAATCAGGATCCTTTGCCCGGGGCAAAGCTTCTTCCCGTCATGGAGAGCAAGGGATTTGTTGTGGATCAGGAAAAATATCTCAAGGATCTGCATGCCCTGGAAAATGAGTTGCGAGATTTGCGCAGTCAGCAGGATGATAGAGTGTATGGGCCAAGAAAACCTCGAATATTACTTACCGGCTGCCCGGTGGGCAAAGGTTCGGACAAGGTGGTGCACATTATTGAAGAACAGGGCGGTGTGGTGGTTGCTTCTGAGAATTGCTCCTCCTTAAAACCGTTGTCCTTGGCTGTTGACGAGCAGGAAACCGATTCCCTTCGGGCTCTTGCCGCATCCTATCTGCAGCTTCCATGTTCCTGCATGACCCCGAATGAACAACGATTTTCGCTTCTTTCCCAGTTGGTGGCTGATTTTGATGTGCAAGGAATTGTGGATCTGACCTGGACCGGATGTCATACGTACAATGTTGAGTCTGCCGTAATCGAGGAATATCTCACAGAGATCCTGGAACTGCCTTTCATCCAGGTGGATACAGATTATGCAACAGCGGATACCGGCCAGCTCCAGACCAGGCTGGGAGCCTTTCTGGAGCTTGTCACTGAACAATAA
- a CDS encoding ABC transporter substrate-binding protein, translated as MQQRIPASSRPGWEPFWSLSLNNNRVGVFMKKLIQFGCLLATAVCFAFNAEAKPLKVNMGYIFTTHHTPFIAAMSENENFEKFGVHLESVVPKQKYDLYQAGKRLARLNIVVSKSGSETSTLFAQNRLDIGLASITAMLTGIDRGNGVKILCPTHVDGMGLVFPKGSKIKGWDDVSAVIESSKQPVKVGYHSPTSAPRMVIEGALRQAGLTVTQDFSQQDADVLLVDLKSTSNLIPALVSKQVDCWVGPAPYPEVAEIKGVGHIGLDLRNLSPQGQWHNFPCCVMAGTERMIAKHPEVVQALVQLMTKSAAWCNEHPAKVAQIMANWIGVPAEAVKRSSIIYTTEPTEHWKQGVDMFLDMLNSMDKFKAKLKDKNLSQIEDVVFDFRFTEKNN; from the coding sequence ATGCAACAGCGGATACCGGCCAGCTCCAGACCAGGCTGGGAGCCTTTCTGGAGCTTGTCACTGAACAATAACCGCGTAGGAGTATTCATGAAAAAGTTGATACAGTTTGGATGTCTTTTGGCAACAGCAGTGTGTTTTGCGTTTAACGCGGAAGCAAAACCGCTGAAGGTGAATATGGGGTACATCTTTACCACCCATCACACACCTTTTATTGCCGCCATGTCTGAAAACGAAAACTTTGAAAAATTCGGGGTACACCTGGAATCTGTGGTTCCAAAGCAGAAGTATGATCTGTATCAGGCTGGAAAGCGACTGGCCCGGCTGAACATAGTGGTTTCCAAAAGCGGTTCGGAAACAAGTACATTATTCGCCCAAAACAGGCTGGATATAGGGTTGGCCTCGATTACAGCCATGCTTACCGGCATCGATCGGGGCAATGGGGTCAAGATCCTATGTCCTACGCATGTGGACGGCATGGGGCTGGTGTTTCCCAAAGGATCCAAAATCAAGGGATGGGATGATGTCTCGGCCGTTATTGAGAGTTCAAAGCAGCCAGTAAAAGTCGGATATCACTCCCCTACCTCGGCTCCCCGGATGGTGATCGAGGGAGCTTTACGCCAGGCTGGCTTGACTGTGACCCAGGATTTCAGTCAGCAAGATGCCGATGTTTTGCTGGTTGATCTCAAATCGACGTCCAATCTTATTCCGGCCTTGGTCAGCAAGCAGGTTGACTGCTGGGTCGGCCCCGCTCCTTATCCAGAAGTGGCCGAAATCAAAGGAGTGGGACATATAGGTTTGGATCTGCGCAATCTTTCGCCCCAGGGACAATGGCACAATTTCCCCTGCTGCGTCATGGCTGGCACTGAGCGCATGATTGCCAAGCATCCTGAGGTGGTCCAGGCCCTTGTCCAGCTGATGACCAAAAGCGCTGCCTGGTGCAACGAGCATCCGGCCAAAGTAGCCCAGATTATGGCCAACTGGATTGGAGTTCCAGCTGAGGCTGTTAAACGTTCGAGTATCATTTACACCACTGAGCCAACTGAGCATTGGAAGCAAGGCGTTGATATGTTTCTGGACATGCTCAATTCAATGGATAAGTTCAAGGCAAAACTCAAGGATAAGAATTTATCGCAAATTGAGGATGTTGTTTTTGATTTTCGGTTTACCGAAAAAAATAACTAA
- a CDS encoding PstC family ABC transporter permease → MICKTLVHTKPQSNHFSRLLLFSAAGISMCLVLAVFAFLMAFAWPVFAGQEWKALLSMDWRPFQGHYGILPMIQGSLALTATAMLAAYPLGIGLCLFCSGIGPDWAARFLRGLVQFMAGIPTVVYGFVAAFTLVPFLRHHFSVGTGYSWLAASIVLSFLVLPTVVLIALSAVHRVQQDLSLTCSALGLSKVQSLVSVIFPAAWPGLLAAGLLGFGRAVGDTLIALMLAGNAPQTPDSILDSIRVLTAHIALVVATDSQSPAYRSVFVAGCLLFAIAAVINVSVFWVLKKYSRTYAPE, encoded by the coding sequence ATGATTTGTAAGACCCTCGTGCACACAAAGCCTCAATCAAATCACTTCAGCCGGCTTTTGCTTTTCAGCGCGGCCGGCATCAGCATGTGCCTGGTGCTGGCCGTGTTTGCTTTTTTGATGGCTTTTGCCTGGCCGGTATTTGCCGGCCAGGAGTGGAAAGCCCTGTTGAGCATGGATTGGAGGCCTTTTCAGGGCCATTACGGCATCCTGCCCATGATCCAGGGCTCCCTGGCCCTGACCGCCACGGCCATGCTGGCGGCCTATCCCCTGGGGATCGGCCTGTGTCTGTTTTGCTCCGGTATTGGCCCGGACTGGGCTGCTCGATTTTTACGCGGGCTTGTACAGTTCATGGCCGGAATCCCCACAGTGGTGTACGGGTTTGTGGCCGCCTTTACCCTGGTCCCTTTTCTGCGCCATCACTTTTCCGTGGGTACAGGGTATTCCTGGCTGGCCGCCAGTATCGTCTTGAGCTTCCTGGTCCTGCCCACCGTGGTCCTTATCGCCTTAAGCGCCGTGCACAGGGTGCAGCAGGATTTATCCCTGACCTGCTCGGCCTTGGGCCTGTCCAAGGTCCAATCCCTGGTTTCGGTCATATTCCCTGCCGCCTGGCCCGGTCTGCTGGCCGCCGGACTGCTCGGATTCGGCCGGGCTGTGGGCGATACCTTGATTGCCCTTATGCTGGCCGGCAACGCTCCCCAGACCCCGGATTCCATACTGGACTCCATCCGGGTTCTGACCGCCCATATCGCCCTGGTTGTGGCCACAGACAGCCAGAGCCCGGCCTATCGTTCCGTTTTTGTGGCCGGGTGCCTTTTGTTCGCCATAGCCGCTGTGATCAATGTTTCTGTCTTTTGGGTCCTGAAAAAATACAGTCGAACATATGCCCCGGAGTAA
- a CDS encoding phosphate ABC transporter ATP-binding protein, translated as MELSNPALFLEAQALTVDFDRQQALDRVDLQAIQGEVTVLLGRSGSGKTTFLRSLNRLNDELGAQTKGSVRLLLDGQLREILASNMDPNWLRRRVGMVFQTPNLLPTSIAKNILTPLKLVSKMDKATREEQMHKVLKQTRLWDEVRDRLKTPALSLSGGQQQRLCLARTLALKPQILLLDEPTASLDFRATRHIEELLLELAETYPMIIVSHSPGQAERLAHAVAVFSQGRVVQELKKGEISCAELKKCIDYS; from the coding sequence ATGGAGCTGAGCAACCCCGCCCTTTTTCTTGAAGCCCAAGCCCTGACAGTGGATTTCGACCGGCAGCAAGCCCTGGATAGGGTAGATTTGCAGGCAATTCAGGGTGAAGTTACCGTTTTGCTGGGCAGGTCAGGTTCGGGCAAGACTACCTTCCTACGCAGCTTGAATCGGCTCAACGATGAATTAGGGGCTCAAACCAAGGGTTCGGTACGTTTGTTGTTGGATGGACAGTTGCGGGAGATCTTGGCTTCAAACATGGACCCTAACTGGCTGCGGCGAAGGGTGGGCATGGTTTTTCAAACCCCGAATCTTTTGCCCACATCCATTGCCAAAAATATCCTCACCCCCTTGAAGCTGGTCTCCAAGATGGACAAAGCGACCCGGGAAGAACAAATGCACAAGGTGCTCAAGCAGACCCGGCTCTGGGATGAGGTCCGTGATCGGCTCAAGACTCCGGCCCTTTCTCTGTCCGGCGGGCAGCAGCAGCGCCTGTGTCTGGCCCGGACCCTGGCTTTAAAGCCCCAGATTCTGCTTCTGGATGAGCCTACAGCATCTCTGGATTTTCGAGCCACCAGGCATATAGAGGAGCTGCTGCTGGAGCTGGCCGAGACCTATCCCATGATTATTGTCTCCCACAGCCCCGGACAGGCGGAGAGGCTGGCCCATGCAGTGGCTGTGTTCAGCCAGGGCCGGGTGGTGCAGGAGCTGAAGAAGGGGGAGATATCTTGTGCCGAGCTAAAGAAGTGTATTGATTACTCATGA
- a CDS encoding ABC transporter permease, with protein MGSLLSNVLVSLIRVLMGYFVAVALAIPLGIVMGTYGRIYSMLNNFLSLFRPIPPLAWVPLVTAWFGVSSLAGPLGLEQGQWYIYLSNLKFSMLFIIFIGAFYPILTSTIYGVKNVNQTLIEASRVLGADEWTIFRKVVLPAAMPSIVTGLRIGLGIAWMCLVSAEMLPGSLSGIGYLITHAYTLASTDIVIAGMVCIGCVGAFMDLIFRYVEEKKFTWQRTSR; from the coding sequence ATGGGATCGTTGCTGAGCAATGTTCTGGTCAGCCTGATCCGGGTGCTCATGGGATACTTTGTAGCTGTAGCTCTGGCCATCCCTTTGGGAATTGTAATGGGGACATATGGACGTATCTATTCAATGCTCAACAACTTCTTGAGCCTCTTTCGGCCCATTCCACCTCTAGCTTGGGTCCCCTTGGTAACGGCCTGGTTCGGGGTCTCCAGCCTGGCTGGACCATTGGGCCTGGAACAAGGCCAATGGTATATCTATTTGAGCAACCTGAAGTTCTCTATGTTGTTCATTATCTTTATCGGAGCCTTTTATCCAATTCTGACCTCAACCATCTATGGGGTGAAAAACGTCAATCAGACCCTGATTGAGGCCAGCCGGGTCCTTGGAGCTGATGAGTGGACCATCTTTCGGAAAGTTGTTCTTCCGGCGGCAATGCCATCCATTGTCACCGGACTCCGGATCGGGCTGGGCATAGCCTGGATGTGTCTGGTTTCCGCCGAAATGCTTCCCGGCAGTCTCTCCGGTATCGGCTATCTGATTACCCATGCCTATACCTTGGCTTCCACAGACATAGTTATTGCTGGCATGGTGTGTATAGGGTGTGTGGGAGCTTTCATGGATCTCATTTTCCGCTATGTTGAAGAAAAAAAGTTCACGTGGCAAAGAACGTCACGATAG
- a CDS encoding phosphate ABC transporter substrate-binding protein — MKRVLSIGIFCLGLLALSVQPSLAESSPLSAFDSLSGSLSIAGGTAHIPVMKEAAKRIMTRNPDISITVAGGGSGVGVQKVGEGLVDIGNTGRPISAQEKEKYGLLSYAFAIDGVGLAVHPDNPVGDLSSDQVQAVFAGEITSWKELGGPDRAINLYTRDEASGTRKVFWKKALDKGPIAVKANVVPSNGAMKVAISRDKAAIGYLSIGHMDDSISRVAIKGVLPTQENAIDGSYTVLRKLYMNTKGEPIPLAQAFIEYVQSPAGAEIVSESGFIPLGK; from the coding sequence ATGAAACGTGTTCTGTCCATTGGAATTTTCTGTCTCGGCCTGCTGGCTCTCAGCGTCCAGCCTAGTCTGGCAGAATCATCGCCTCTTTCTGCGTTCGACAGCCTGTCCGGAAGCCTGAGCATTGCCGGAGGAACGGCCCATATCCCGGTCATGAAGGAGGCGGCCAAAAGGATTATGACCCGCAATCCTGACATTTCCATCACTGTGGCCGGAGGCGGCTCCGGAGTCGGGGTGCAGAAAGTTGGCGAAGGGCTGGTGGATATCGGCAACACCGGCCGGCCGATCAGTGCCCAGGAAAAGGAAAAATATGGCCTTTTGTCCTATGCCTTTGCCATTGACGGGGTGGGCTTGGCCGTGCATCCGGACAATCCGGTTGGGGACTTGAGCAGTGATCAGGTGCAGGCTGTATTTGCCGGGGAGATCACCTCCTGGAAAGAGCTGGGCGGACCGGATAGGGCCATCAATCTGTATACTCGGGATGAGGCCAGTGGCACCCGGAAGGTCTTTTGGAAAAAGGCCCTGGACAAGGGACCGATTGCGGTCAAGGCCAACGTGGTTCCTTCCAACGGGGCCATGAAGGTGGCCATTTCCCGGGACAAGGCAGCCATTGGATACTTGAGCATCGGGCATATGGACGACTCCATCTCCCGGGTGGCCATCAAAGGTGTGCTGCCCACGCAGGAAAATGCAATTGATGGCTCCTACACCGTGCTCCGCAAGCTGTATATGAACACCAAGGGAGAGCCAATTCCCTTGGCTCAAGCCTTTATCGAGTATGTGCAAAGCCCGGCAGGCGCAGAGATTGTTTCTGAAAGCGGATTCATCCCCTTGGGGAAATGA
- a CDS encoding ABC transporter ATP-binding protein has product MLKKKSSRGKERHDRNAHNMIRIDRVSKTFQTADGRQVEAVRTFDMFVEKNGFVCIVGPSGCGKSTLLRMIAGLERPSQGHILFQEREIVRPDQEIGMVFQEYSLLPWRSVLENVCLGPEFAGHSARECKDQAWRFVDLVGMRDFAGSKPHELSGGMRQRVAIARALANEPQVLLMDEPFGALDAYTRILMQRELLKIWEKDTTTILFVTHSVDEAVFLADRIVVMSARPGQLEDIIDVDLDRPRDRGQAEYAQLTARILKMLEQPEGVIG; this is encoded by the coding sequence ATGTTGAAGAAAAAAAGTTCACGTGGCAAAGAACGTCACGATAGGAATGCTCACAATATGATTCGGATCGACAGGGTAAGTAAAACCTTTCAAACAGCTGATGGCCGACAAGTTGAAGCTGTACGCACCTTTGATATGTTTGTAGAAAAAAACGGGTTCGTGTGTATTGTCGGCCCTTCTGGATGTGGTAAATCAACCCTGTTGCGGATGATAGCTGGATTGGAACGGCCCAGCCAAGGGCATATCCTGTTTCAGGAGCGGGAGATTGTACGTCCGGACCAGGAAATAGGTATGGTTTTCCAGGAATATTCCTTACTGCCATGGCGATCGGTTCTGGAAAATGTCTGCCTGGGGCCTGAATTTGCCGGCCATTCTGCCCGGGAATGCAAAGACCAAGCTTGGCGCTTCGTTGATCTGGTGGGAATGAGAGATTTTGCCGGTTCCAAGCCGCACGAACTCTCTGGTGGCATGCGGCAGCGAGTGGCCATAGCCAGGGCATTGGCCAATGAGCCTCAGGTCCTGCTTATGGACGAGCCCTTTGGAGCTTTGGACGCCTACACTCGTATACTTATGCAGAGAGAACTCTTGAAAATCTGGGAAAAAGATACAACCACTATTCTCTTTGTCACCCACAGCGTAGACGAGGCGGTCTTCCTGGCTGACCGCATTGTGGTCATGTCCGCCAGGCCGGGTCAACTTGAAGATATTATTGATGTTGATTTGGACAGGCCAAGAGACCGGGGGCAAGCAGAATACGCGCAACTGACCGCCCGCATCCTGAAAATGCTGGAACAGCCCGAGGGAGTTATCGGCTAG
- a CDS encoding DUF3343 domain-containing protein, which produces MGFFNRLRTKKPATKDRSGWERGILVFAHTSEVIRAEKLIKNSGFCIKVMGPPPEIRTGCDLVIEFPLIEELNILRLLRDKEIQALQVVPVTDHLLQPVDLFAVKDFGEHLMVRAANMKLTVDKETGVIVNISGGGCPDVPYLAREMIGKSLLEAPKPQDIGHTLCGYALHLAYEEMVRRCWQ; this is translated from the coding sequence ATGGGATTTTTCAATCGTCTGCGAACAAAGAAGCCGGCCACAAAAGACCGCTCGGGCTGGGAGCGGGGCATCCTGGTCTTTGCGCATACCAGCGAGGTCATCCGGGCCGAGAAGCTGATCAAAAATAGCGGCTTCTGCATCAAGGTCATGGGGCCGCCGCCAGAGATCAGGACCGGATGCGACCTGGTCATCGAGTTTCCCTTGATCGAGGAGCTGAACATCCTGCGCCTGTTGCGGGATAAGGAAATACAGGCTTTGCAGGTGGTTCCAGTCACCGATCATCTGCTTCAGCCGGTGGATTTGTTTGCGGTCAAGGATTTCGGGGAGCATCTCATGGTCCGGGCGGCAAATATGAAGCTGACAGTGGACAAGGAAACCGGAGTTATAGTCAATATTTCCGGCGGCGGATGCCCGGATGTTCCCTATCTGGCCCGGGAAATGATCGGCAAGTCTCTGCTGGAGGCTCCCAAGCCTCAGGATATCGGTCATACCCTGTGCGGGTACGCCCTGCACCTGGCCTATGAGGAGATGGTGCGCAGATGCTGGCAGTAG
- a CDS encoding PstA family ABC transporter permease, with protein MPRSKERIIIIYAWGCALATLVVIASLCAFLLVQGSSALSPSLFFGEAPVWPALMGNVPVWEGIWPACVGTLTLVFLATGISLPLGLGCGLYLALMATGRTKDVCSILINQLASIPSIIMGLFGFALILFLRKTFFPQANTCLLLAASCMAVLILPYIVRSTQNAVQAIPLSQRLIGPSLGLTLGQNIVHIILPQAGKGILGGVILAVGRAAEDTAVILLTGVVANSGLPQGLLGSFEALPFTIYFLAAEFRTPQDLLVGFGTCLVLLLLTSSLFALAHLIQRGLHRQWS; from the coding sequence ATGCCCCGGAGTAAGGAGCGGATAATCATCATCTACGCCTGGGGGTGCGCCTTGGCTACTTTGGTGGTCATCGCCAGCCTGTGCGCTTTTCTCCTGGTCCAGGGCAGCTCGGCTCTGAGCCCCAGTCTCTTTTTTGGGGAGGCACCGGTGTGGCCGGCTCTGATGGGGAATGTCCCGGTTTGGGAGGGCATTTGGCCGGCCTGTGTGGGGACCTTGACTTTGGTCTTTCTGGCCACCGGGATTTCCCTGCCTTTGGGCCTGGGGTGTGGATTGTACCTGGCCCTGATGGCCACGGGGCGGACCAAGGATGTGTGCAGCATTTTGATCAATCAGCTGGCCAGCATACCCTCCATTATCATGGGCCTGTTCGGGTTTGCCCTGATCCTTTTTTTGCGCAAAACGTTTTTTCCCCAGGCCAATACCTGCCTTCTCCTGGCGGCTTCATGCATGGCTGTTTTGATTCTGCCCTATATTGTTCGTTCCACCCAGAACGCTGTGCAGGCCATTCCCCTTTCGCAACGGCTGATTGGCCCCAGTCTGGGATTGACCCTGGGCCAGAACATTGTGCACATTATTCTGCCCCAGGCCGGCAAAGGCATTCTGGGCGGCGTGATTCTGGCTGTGGGCCGGGCGGCGGAAGATACAGCGGTTATTCTGCTCACCGGAGTGGTGGCCAACTCCGGCCTGCCCCAAGGCCTTTTGGGAAGCTTCGAGGCCCTGCCATTTACCATCTATTTTCTGGCCGCGGAGTTTCGTACACCCCAGGACCTGCTGGTCGGTTTTGGGACTTGCCTGGTCCTTTTGCTGTTGACCTCGTCCCTGTTTGCCCTGGCCCATCTCATTCAGCGAGGACTGCACAGACAATGGAGCTGA
- a CDS encoding sulfurtransferase TusA family protein produces MSETVDARGLSCPQPVLMAMEKMKEMHKGEMVVLVDTQASKENVSRAVQSQGWEVKDIREDGDEFHLSIIKK; encoded by the coding sequence ATGAGTGAAACAGTAGATGCCAGGGGCCTGTCCTGCCCCCAACCTGTCCTCATGGCCATGGAAAAAATGAAAGAGATGCACAAGGGCGAGATGGTGGTCCTGGTTGATACCCAGGCCTCAAAGGAGAATGTCAGCCGGGCGGTTCAGTCTCAGGGCTGGGAGGTAAAAGACATCCGGGAAGATGGAGATGAGTTTCATTTAAGCATTATCAAGAAGTAA
- a CDS encoding NAD(P)H-hydrate dehydratase gives MLAVVGTVPEDDFPLVCGRADFDSSRLRVEGKYIDVNRGTPALLAAACRMLQTLGQEPPLAFLVGDTGLGHGSRRLYAYLAEHLADHTLSSMVFHYLQPDVDGHGRVLMAVQELKTRPKLIADAGFMYAAKMSGQSPEYDLFTPDAGELAFLADEKAPHPFYTRGFILSEDNKVPSLITRAYTHSNAARYLLVKGSMDYVADSSGILSTVSQPCSEAMEAVGGTGDTLTGVVSSLIESGMDVPRAAELAARINRTAGSMSHPTPASQIMDIIPWLPTAYGQIKAP, from the coding sequence ATGCTGGCAGTAGTTGGAACAGTGCCAGAGGACGATTTCCCCTTGGTTTGCGGCCGGGCGGACTTTGACTCATCCAGGCTGAGAGTTGAAGGGAAATACATTGATGTGAATCGAGGAACCCCGGCTCTGTTGGCTGCTGCCTGTCGTATGCTCCAGACTCTGGGTCAGGAGCCGCCCCTGGCTTTTCTGGTCGGGGACACCGGATTGGGACACGGAAGTCGCAGACTGTATGCCTATCTGGCCGAGCACCTGGCTGACCATACCTTGAGCAGCATGGTCTTTCATTACCTGCAGCCTGATGTGGACGGCCACGGCCGGGTCCTTATGGCAGTGCAGGAGTTGAAGACCCGACCCAAGCTGATCGCTGACGCCGGATTTATGTATGCGGCCAAGATGAGCGGACAGAGCCCGGAATATGATCTTTTCACTCCAGACGCTGGGGAGCTGGCCTTCCTGGCTGATGAAAAGGCCCCGCATCCCTTCTATACTCGGGGATTCATTTTGTCCGAGGACAACAAGGTTCCCAGCCTGATCACCCGGGCCTATACCCATTCCAATGCCGCCAGGTATCTCCTGGTCAAGGGCAGCATGGATTATGTGGCTGATTCTTCCGGTATTTTGTCTACGGTAAGCCAGCCCTGCAGCGAGGCCATGGAGGCTGTGGGCGGGACAGGAGACACCCTGACCGGAGTGGTCAGCAGCCTTATTGAGTCCGGCATGGATGTGCCCAGGGCTGCGGAGCTGGCCGCCCGCATAAACCGCACCGCCGGCTCCATGAGTCATCCAACGCCTGCTTCCCAAATCATGGATATCATCCCTTGGCTGCCAACGGCCTATGGGCAGATCAAAGCTCCATGA
- a CDS encoding PIN domain-containing protein: MSADFFLDTNLFIYQLEFLDEQKGSIAESIITQGIANGNACISFQVIQECLNTIRRKAEIPLGQAETRTYLEAVLFPLWSIMPIQKLYLRALDIQDRYHFGFYDSLIVSAALQAGCNRLYSEDLQHRQRIEGLTIENPFLAEQ; this comes from the coding sequence ATGAGCGCTGATTTTTTTCTGGATACCAATCTGTTCATTTATCAGCTTGAATTTTTGGATGAGCAGAAAGGAAGCATTGCTGAAAGCATTATTACTCAAGGTATCGCCAACGGGAATGCGTGTATTAGCTTTCAGGTTATTCAGGAATGCCTGAATACTATCAGACGTAAGGCTGAAATTCCACTCGGACAAGCTGAAACACGTACATATTTGGAAGCAGTACTCTTCCCATTGTGGAGCATTATGCCGATTCAAAAACTCTATCTTCGGGCTTTAGACATCCAGGATCGGTATCATTTCGGCTTTTATGATTCTTTGATTGTCTCTGCCGCCTTACAGGCTGGTTGTAACCGACTGTATAGTGAAGACTTGCAGCACAGGCAACGTATAGAGGGGTTGACCATTGAAAATCCTTTCCTGGCTGAACAATAA
- the yedE gene encoding YedE family putative selenium transporter, producing the protein MKNFLATRWGIVCVGGIIGILAALLQKWGNPGNMGICVACFERDIAGAVGMHRAGVVQYMRPEIIGFVLGALIAALSFKDFRPRAGSAPIVRFVLGVFAMIGALVFLGCPWRAMLRLAGGDGNAILGLLGLVFGIFIGTRFLRSGYTLGRETKTYPAVGLLLPGIMVLFFVLMLIFPQIQDQHKSGILFYSLKGPGAMHAPIIISLIVGLGVGFIAQRSRFCTMGAFRDLILFRQTHLLGGVIALIVTAFAVNLLVGQFHPGFADQPVAHDLHIWNFLGMTLAGLAFALAGGCPGRQLFMAGEGDGDAAVFVLGMIVGAAFSHNFGLASSPAGVGPYGIQAVFLGLAVCLGIGFFMRKKLT; encoded by the coding sequence ATGAAGAATTTCTTGGCTACCAGATGGGGAATTGTGTGTGTCGGGGGGATAATCGGGATCCTTGCCGCCCTGCTCCAGAAGTGGGGCAATCCTGGCAACATGGGAATCTGCGTGGCCTGTTTCGAGCGGGATATCGCCGGGGCTGTGGGCATGCACCGGGCCGGGGTGGTCCAGTACATGCGCCCGGAGATTATCGGGTTTGTTCTTGGGGCCTTGATCGCCGCTTTGAGCTTTAAAGATTTTCGTCCCCGGGCCGGATCTGCGCCCATTGTCCGATTTGTCCTGGGCGTATTCGCCATGATCGGGGCCCTGGTCTTTCTGGGCTGTCCCTGGCGGGCCATGCTCCGCCTGGCCGGTGGGGATGGAAACGCCATCCTCGGTCTTCTGGGTCTGGTCTTCGGCATTTTCATAGGAACCAGGTTTCTGAGGTCCGGCTATACCCTGGGGCGGGAAACCAAGACCTATCCGGCTGTGGGCCTGCTCCTGCCCGGGATTATGGTTCTATTTTTCGTTCTCATGCTCATCTTTCCTCAGATCCAAGATCAGCATAAGTCCGGAATCCTCTTTTACAGCCTGAAAGGACCCGGTGCTATGCATGCTCCGATCATCATATCTCTGATCGTTGGCCTGGGGGTTGGATTTATCGCTCAGCGCAGCCGATTCTGTACCATGGGCGCCTTTCGCGATCTCATCCTTTTTAGGCAAACTCACCTTCTGGGCGGAGTCATTGCCCTGATTGTAACCGCCTTTGCTGTGAATCTCCTTGTCGGTCAGTTCCATCCTGGATTTGCCGATCAGCCAGTAGCTCATGATCTCCACATCTGGAACTTCCTGGGCATGACTCTGGCCGGTTTGGCCTTTGCCCTGGCCGGAGGGTGTCCCGGGAGGCAACTGTTCATGGCCGGGGAGGGAGACGGGGATGCGGCAGTATTTGTCCTGGGCATGATCGTGGGCGCTGCCTTTTCCCACAATTTCGGCTTGGCCAGCTCTCCGGCCGGGGTCGGACCGTACGGAATCCAAGCTGTTTTTCTGGGTTTGGCCGTCTGCCTGGGTATTGGATTCTTTATGCGCAAAAAGCTGACCTAA